A window of the Helianthus annuus cultivar XRQ/B chromosome 4, HanXRQr2.0-SUNRISE, whole genome shotgun sequence genome harbors these coding sequences:
- the LOC110935334 gene encoding glycine-rich protein 3 short isoform-like has translation MKINSCFAFAFLLLLVSYALAVEASQHETMSQKAKAVRDKVEPADHGGGSWNGGGCHGPGCGGGGGHNCYHGCCNHGYHGCNECCHSAEEAKAFAEKQAQP, from the exons ATGAAGATCAACTCGTGTTTCGCTTTtgcatttcttcttcttctcgtCTCCTACGCTTTGGCCGTAGAGGCATCGCAGCATGAGACCATGAGTCAGA AAGCAAAAGCAGTTAGGGATAAGGTAGAACCAGCAGATCATGGTGGAGGAAGCTGGAATGGCGGTGGCTGCCATGGTCCTGGctgcggtggtggcggtggccaTAATTGTTATCATGGATGCTGTAACCATGGATATCACGGTTGTAATGAATGTTGCCACTCAGCAGAAGAAGCCAAAGCCTTCGCCGAAAAACAAGCGCAACCCTAG